From the Hevea brasiliensis isolate MT/VB/25A 57/8 chromosome 15, ASM3005281v1, whole genome shotgun sequence genome, one window contains:
- the LOC110635964 gene encoding E3 ubiquitin protein ligase RIE1: MSTQTTASTTASSAESESHAPLLLPSQEAPSSPPVRPTSLALLLGRATGRRGPSMLVRERAARELEERRADWGYSKPVVALDLLWNTAFVVVSIVMLILTVNERPNTPVRLWICGYTLQCLVHMVLVCLEYRRRNTRRVRVEENQPENEGGNVDSEDEDTSDRGSQSSSRSSVAKRCESVNTMASFIWWIVGFYWVVSGGDVLSQDAPRLYWLAVVFLAFDVFFAIFCVVLACLIGIALCCCLPCIIAILYAVAGQEGASEADLSILPKYRFQVIGNEEKPNVGAGKMVPVETSSGYLANERILYPEDAECCICLCPYDDGAELHTLPCNHHFHSTCIVKWLKMNATCPLCKYNIVKGNEQV, encoded by the exons ATGTCAACGCAAACCACCGCCTCTACAACCGCCTCCTCGGCGGAGAGTGAATCCCACGCTCCGCTCCTCCTCCCCAGCCAAGAAGCCCCCTCCTCCCCTCCCGTCCGCCCAACTTCCCTCGCGCTTCTTCTCGGCCGGGCCACTGGCCGCCGCGGACCTTCCATGTTAGTCAGAGAGAGAGCGGCTCGTGAGCTGGAAGAGCGACGCGCCGATTGGGGGTATTCGAAGCCTGTGGTGGCCCTGGACTTGTTGTGGAACACGGCGTTTGTTGTGGTTTCGATAGTGATGTTGATTCTGACGGTGAACGAGAGGCCGAACACCCCGGTTAGGCTTTGGATCTGTGGGTACACGCTGCAGTGCTTGGTGCATATGGTTTTGGTGTGCTTGGAGTATAGGAGAAGGAATACGAGGAGAGTGAGAGTTGAAGAGAATCAGCCAGAAAACGAAGGAGGGAATGTTGATAGTGAAGATGAGGATACGAGTGATAGGGGTTCCCAGAGTTCTAGCCGATCAAG TGTGGCTAAACGATGTGAATCAGTGAACACAATGGCTTCATTTATATGGTGGATAGTTGGCTTTTATTGGGTAGTTTCTGGTGGCGACGTCCTTTCGCAAGATGCTCCACGCTTGTACTG GCTGGCTGTGGTTTTTCTGGCATTTGATGTGTTCTTTGCGATCTTTTGTGTTGTTTTGGCATGTTTGATTGGGATTGCTCTCTGTTGCTGCCTACCATGCATCATAGCAATTCTTTATGCTGTTGCGGGGCAG GAAGGTGCATCTGAAGCCGATCTTAGTATCCTCCCAAAATACAGATTTCAGGTGATAGGCAATGAGGAAAAGCCCAATGTTGGGGCAGGGAAAATGGTTCCTGTTGAAACAAGCAGTGGATACTTAGCAAATGAACGCATACTCTATCCTGAGGATGCT GAATGCTGTATATGTCTCTGCCCATATGATGATGGAGCGGAGCTCCATACACTCCCTTGCAACCATCATTTTCATTCAACATGTATTGTTAAATGGCTCAAGATGAATGCTACTTGTCCTCTCTGCAAGTACAACATTGTCAAAGGAAATGAACAAGTATGA